One window from the genome of Cricetulus griseus strain 17A/GY chromosome 2, alternate assembly CriGri-PICRH-1.0, whole genome shotgun sequence encodes:
- the LOC100774043 gene encoding protocadherin beta-7-like, which produces MEGRLDRAVQKRQVLFLCVFLGASWAGSEQLQYFVAEETERGTFLANLAKDLGLGLGELSSRGARIVSDQNTRFLLLSPLTGDLILNEKLDREELCGPTEPCVLTFQLLLENPFQIHRAALHIGDINDNSPVFLDKEIPLKISEITTPGTTFLLERAQDSDVGMNSLSNYTISPNQYFSIHVHDGGEGTIFPELVLDQTLDREELAEFTLTLTALDGGSPPRSGTALVRILVLDINDNSPEFVQSLYKVQSYENTPVGSLVVAVSARDLDTGSYGQIVYAFFYATERILQTFQINSTTGKIYLKGELNYEAIQSYSITIQAKDGGGLSGKCTVVVEVVDVNDNPPELLLSSLTNPIAENSPETVVAVFRIRDRDSGNNGKTICSIPHDLPFVLKPSVENFYTLVTEMPLDRESHTEYNITITVTDLGTPRLTTQHTITVQVSDVNDNAPAFTQTSYTLFVQENNSPALHIGTISATDSDSGSNAHITYSLLPTHDPQLALSSLISINADNGQLFALRALDYEALQTFEFRVGATDQGSPALSSQALVRVLVLDANDNAPFVLYPLQNASAPCTELLPRAAEPGYLVTKVVAVDRDSGQNAWLSFQLLKATEPGLFTVWAHNGEVRTSRLLSERDAPKHRLLLLVKDNGDPPRSASVTLQVLVVDGFSQPYLPLPEVARDPAHDEDALTLYLVIALASVSSLFLLSVLLFVGVRLCRRARAASLGGCSVPEGHFPGHLVDVSRSGTLSQSYQYEVCLTGGSGISSEFNFLKPIAPNFLRSTGREAE; this is translated from the coding sequence ATGGAGGGCAGATTGGATCGAGCTGTGCAGAAAAGGCAAGTACTGTTTCTATGTGTATTTCTGGGAGCATCTTGGGCTGGCTCTGAGCAGCTTCAGTATTTTGTGGCAGAGGAAACTGAGAGAGGCACTTTCCTGGCCAATCTAGCTAAGGATTTGGGGTTGGGGCTGGGGGAACTGTCATCTCGGGGCGCTAGAATTGTTTCAGACCAGAACACTCGGTTTTTACTGCTCAGTCCTCTCACTGGAGACTTAATTCTAAATGAAAAGCTGGACCGGGAGGAACTGTGCGGCCCCACAGAGCCCTGTGTGCTGACTTTCCAGTTGCTGTTGGAAAATCCATTTCAGATTCATCGTGCTGCACTGCATATCGGAGATATAAATGACAATTCCCCAGTATTTCTAGACAAAGAAATTCCCTTGAAAATATCAGAAATTACGACACCAGGGACGACGTTTCTCTTGGAGAGGGCGCAGGATTCCGACGTGGGGATGAACAGCCTGAGTAACTACACTATCAGTCCCAATCAGTATTTCAGCATTCACGTGCATGACGGAGGGGAGGGCACAATCTTTCCTGAATTGGTACTGGATCAAACGCTGGACCGAGAAGAATTAGCGGAGTTCACTTTAACTCTTACAGCCTTAGATGGTGGATCCCCGCCCAGATCCGGAACAGCCCTGGTGCGAATCCTGGTTTTAGACATAAATGACAACTCCCCTGAATTCGTGCAGTCCCTCTACAAAGTCCAGTCATATGAAAACACTCCTGTTGGCTCGTTGGTTGTTGCTGTGTCTGCTAGGGATTTAGACACGGGAAGTTACGGACAGATAGTGTATGCATTTTTTTATGCCACTGAGAGAATTCTCCAAACATTTCAAATCAATTCTACAACTGGCAAAATTTATCTTAAAGGTGAACTCAACTATGAAGCAATTCAAAGTTACTCGATAACTATCCAGGCCAAAGATGGTGGGGGACtttctgggaaatgtactgtgGTTGTAGAGGTAGTGGACGTAAACGATAACCCACCTGAACTTCTCCTGTCATCACTTACTAACCCAATTGCTGAAAACTCACCAGAGACAGTCGTTGCTGTTTTTAGAATTAGAGACAGAGATTCAGGGAACAATGGTAAAACCATATGCTCCATTCCACATGATCTCCCTTTTGTCCTGAAGCCATCTGTGGAAAATTTCTATACTCTAGTAACAGAGATGCCTTTAGATAGAGAATCGCACACTGAGTACAACATCACCATCACAGTCACCGACCTGGGCACACCCAGGCTCACAACCCAGCACACCATAACAGTGCAGGTCTCTGATGTCAACGACAACGCCCCCGCCTTCACACAAACCTCCTACACCCTGTTTGTCCAGGAGAACAACAGCCCCGCCCTGCACATAGGCACCATCAGCGCCACAGACTCAGACTCAGGCTCCAATGCCCACATCACCTACTCGCTGCTGCCCACCCACGACCCTCAGCTGGCCCTCTCCTCGCTCATCTCCATCAATGCAGACAACGGGCAGCTGTTCGCGCTCAGGGCGCTGGACTATGAGGCCCTGCAGACCTTCGAGTTCCGCGTGGGCGCCACAGACCAAGGCTCGCCTGCGCTCAGCAGTCAGGCTCTGGTGCGCGTGCTCGTGCTGGACGCCAATGACAATGCTCCCTTCGTGCTCTACCCTCTGCAGAATGCGTCTGCGCCCTGTACAGAGCTGCTGCCCAGGGCGGCAGAACCTGGATACTTGGTCACCAAAGTGGTGGCAGTGGATCGCGACTCTGGCCAGAATGCCTGGCTGTCATTCCAGCTGCTCAAGGCCACGGAGCCAGGGCTGTTCACCGTGTGGGCTCACAATGGCGAGGTGCGCACATCCAGGCTGCTGAGTGAGCGCGATGCTCCCAAgcacaggctgctgctgctggtcaAGGACAATGGCGATCCTCCTAGGTCTGCCAGTGTCACTCTGCAAGTGCTGGTGGTGGATGGCTTCTCTCAgccctacctgcctctgcccgagGTGGCGCGCGACCCTGCACACGATGAGGATGCACTCACGCTGTACCTGGTCATTGCCTTGGCCTCTGTGTCTTCGCTCTTCCTCTTGTCTGTGCTGCTGTTTGTGGGGGTGAGACTGTGCAGGAGAGCCAGGGCGGCCTCTCTGGGTGGCTGCTCTGTGCCCGAGGGCCACTTTCCTGGCCACCTGGTGGATGTTAGCAGGTCAGGAACCCTGTCCCAGAGCTACCAGTATGAAGTGTGTCTGACTGGAGGGTCAGGGATAAGCAGCGAATTTAATTTCCTAAAACCAATTGCCCCCAACTTTCTGAGAAGCACAGGGAGAGAAGCAGAATAG
- the LOC100773747 gene encoding protocadherin beta-14 isoform X2 yields METPLHKALLKRQVTAIVFLFLLWEAGSVTIKYSVLEETDRGSLVGNLAKDLGLGLRDLVTRGAQILNKGNKQLLQLEQKSGKLVLKEKLDREELCGSMDPCILQFQVLLKSPVQFIQGEIQLQDVNDHAPEFMEDEILLKILESSHPGAKFPLKIAQDLDVGSNTVQNYTISTNSHFHLLTRNHSDGRKYPELVLDNALDREEQAEVRLTLTALDSGSPPKTGTTQVLVMVLDINDNAPEFAQGLYEVQVQENSPVGSLVLTVSARDLDAGTNAEMTYSLFQASKQVLRAFEINTDTGEIRIRKLLDFEEIQSYRMEIEASDGGGLSGKCTVVIDVMDVNDNAPELSMSLLISDIPENAPETVVAIFGISDPDSGENGEMVCSIQDRLPFLLKPTEENFYTLVTEGALDRESRAEYNITITVTDLGTPRLTTQHTITVRVSDVNDNAPAFTQTSYTLFVQENNSPALHIGTISATDSDSGSNAHITYSLLPTHDPQLALSSLISINADNGQLFALRALDYEALQTFEFRVGATDQGSPALSSQALVRVLVLDANDNAPFVLYPLQNASAPCTELLPRAAEPGYLVTKVVAVDSDSGQNAWLSFQMLKATEPGLFTVWAHNGEVRTSRLLSERDAPKHRLLLLVKDNGDPPRSATVTLHVLVVDGFSQPYLPLPEVVRESSQEEDALTLYLVIALASVSSLFLLSVLLFVAVRLCRRARASSLGGCSVPEGPFPGHLVDVSGAGTLSQSYQYEVCLTGGTGTNEFKFLKPVLPNFLNEGVYSNGEENSNFRDHLGFS; encoded by the coding sequence ATGGAGACACCACTCCACAAGGCACTACTGAAAAGGCAAGTGACCGCCATTGTCTTCCTGTTTCTATTGTGGGAGGCAGGCAGTGTGACCATTAAGTATTCCGTTCTAGAGGAAACAGACAGGGGCTCTTTGGTGGGCAACCTAGCAAAAGATTTGGGATTGGGTTTAAGGGATCTGGTCACCAGGGGCGCCCAGATTCTTAACAAAGGGAACAAACAGCTCTTACAGCTGGAACAGAAGAGTGGAAAATTGGTTCTGAAAGAAAAATTGGATCGGGAGGAGTTATGCGGGAGCATGGACCCGTGCATCCTACAATTCCAGGTGTTACTAAAAAGTCCAGTGCAATTTATTCAAGGGGAAATACAGCTCCAAGATGTAAATGACCATGCCCCAGAATTCATGGAAGATGAAATTCTCCTTAAAATCCTGGAAAGCAGCCATCCAGGGGCCAAGTTTCCATTGAAAATAGCTCAAGATTTGGACGTAGGTAGCAACACAGTTCAGAACTATACCATCAGCACCAACTCCCATTTCCACCTTCTCACCCGCAATCACAGCGATGGCAGGAAATACCCTGAGCTGGTGCTGGACAACGCACTGGACCGGGAGGAACAGGCAGAGGTTAGACTAACACTCACGGCTCTGGACAGTGGGTCACCCCCAAAGACTGGGACTACCCAGGTTCTCGTCATGGTCCTGGACATTAATGACAATGCCCCAGAATTTGCCCAGGGGCTCTATGAGGTGCAGGTTCAAGAGAACAGCCCCGTGGGCTCACTTGTTCTCACTGTGTCCGCAAGAGATTTAGATGCTGGGACAAATGCAGAGATGACCTACTCGCTTTTTCAAGCCTCAAAACAAGTCCTTCGGGCTTTTGAAATAAATACAGACACCGGAGAAATTAGAATAAGAAAACTACTGGACTTCGAGGAAATTCAGTCTTACCGCATGGAAATCGAGGCCTCTGATGGGGGAGGACTTTCAGGAAAATGCACGGTAGTAATAGACGTGATGGATGTAAATGACAACGCCCCTGAACTCAGCATGTCATTACTTATCAGTGACATTCCAGAAAATGCTCCTGAAACTGTAGTCGCGATCTTTGGAATTTCAGATCCAGACTCTGGAGAGAATGGGGAAATGGTTTGCTCCATCCAAGACCGCCTTCCCTTCCTCTTGAAGCCTACTGAAGAAAATTTCTACACCTTGGTAACGGAAGGTGCactggacagagagagcagagctgaGTACAACATCACCATCACAGTCACCGACCTGGGCACACCCAGGCTCACAACCCAGCACACCATAACAGTGCGGGTCTCCGATGTCAACGACAACGCCCCCGCCTTCACACAAACCTCCTACACCCTGTTTGTCCAGGAGAACAACAGCCCCGCCCTGCACATAGGCACCATCAGCGCCACAGACTCAGACTCAGGCTCCAATGCCCACATCACCTACTCGCTGCTGCCCACCCACGACCCTCAGCTGGCCCTCTCCTCGCTCATCTCCATCAATGCAGACAATGGGCAGCTGTTCGCGCTCAGGGCGCTGGACTATGAGGCTCTGCAGACCTTCGAGTTCCGCGTGGGAGCCACAGACCAAGGCTCGCCTGCACTCAGCAGTCAGGCTCTGGTGCGCGTGCTCGTGCTGGACGCCAATGACAATGCTCCCTTCGTGCTCTACCCTCTGCAGAACGCGTCTGCTCCCTGCACAGAGCTGCTGCCCAGGGCGGCAGAGCCAGGCTACCTGGTCACCAAGGTGGTGGCTGTGGACAGCGACTCTGGCCAGAATgcctggctgtccttccagatgCTCAAGGCCACGGAACCAGGGCTGTTCACTGTGTGGGCTCACAATGGCGAGGTGCGCACCTCCAGGCTGCTGAGTGAGCGCGATGCTCCCAAgcacaggctgctgctgctggtcaAGGACAATGGAGATCCTCCTAGGTCTGCCACTGTCACTCTGCATGTGCTGGTGGTGGATGGCTTCTCTCAaccctacctgcctctgcctgaggtgGTGCGCGAATCTTCACAGGAGGAAGACGCGCTCACGCTGTACCTGGTCATCGCCTTGGCATCTGTGTCTTCGCTCTTCCTCTTGTCTGTGCTGCTGTTCGTGGCGGTGAGGCTGTGCAGGAGAGCCAGGGCCTCTTCTCTGGGTGGCTGCTCTGTTCCAGAGGGCCCCTTTCCTGGTCACCTGGTGGATGTCAGTGGTGCGGGGACCCTGTCCCAGAGCTACCAGTATGAGGTGTGTCTGACAGGAGGTACTGGGACAAATGAGTTCAAATTTCTTAAACCAGTACTTCCCAACTTCTTGAATGAAGGGGTTTATAGCAACGGCGAGGAAAATTCCAATTTTAGGGATCATTTGGGGTTTAGCTAG
- the LOC100773458 gene encoding protocadherin beta-6-like isoform X3, whose protein sequence is MLHTKAWCNARQVMILIALMLSWEVGSESIQYAMLEETESGTFVANLTKDLGLRVGELAARGARVVFKGNRQYLQFDPQTQDLVLNEKLDREELCGSAEPCMLPFQVLLNNPLQFYQAALRVIDINDHAPEFPAREVLLKISEITAPGKILPLKMAQDLDTGSHSIQSYTVSDNRHFHVLTRNRSDGKKFPELVLDKALDHEEQAQLRLTLTALDGGSPPRSGTTEIQILVLDINDNTPEFSQELYEVQVPENNPVGTLLITVSASDLDTGTFGEVSYALFQDDDINEPFVIDTKTGEIRLRSTLDFEAFQSYHVGVEAIDGGGLTGKCSLVVQVLDVNDNAPEVILSSLNSPIPENLPDITVAVFSFSDADSENNQEVTCSIDDNLPFLLRPSTENFYTLETDGALDRESRAEYNITITVNDLGTPRLTTQHTITVQVSDVNDNAPAFTQTSYTLFVQENNSPALHIGTISATDSDSGSNAHITYSLLPTRDPQLALSSLISINADNGQLFALRALDYEALQTFEFRVGATDQGSPALSSQALVRVLVLDANDNAPFVLYPLQNASAPCTELLPRAAEPGYLVTKVVAVDRDSGQNAWLSFQLLKATEPGLFTVWAHNGEVRTSRQLSERDAPKHRLLLLVKDNGDPPRSATVTLQVLVVDGFSQPYLPLPEVAPDSVQDDDVLTLYLVIALASVSSLFLLSVLLFVGMRLCRRARASSLGGCSVPEGPFPGHLVDVSGAGTLSQSYQYEVCLREDSGTGEFKFLKAMNPQFPPLDSERKTEESPNLRNSFLFI, encoded by the coding sequence ATGCTACACACAAAGGCGTGGTGCAATGCAAGGCAAGTGATGATTTTAATTGCATTGATGCTTTCATGGGAGGTGGGTTCAGAATCAATTCAGTATGCCATGCTGGAGGAGACAGAAAGCGGTACTTTTGTGGCCAATTTGACTAAGGACTTGGGACTAAGGGTGGGAGAACTGGCTGCTCGGGGCGCTAGAGTGGTTTTCAAGGGGAACAGACAGTATTTGCAGTTTGACCCACAGACCCAGGATTTGGTGCTCAATGAAAAGCTGGACCGGGAAGAGCTATGTGGTTCCGCGGAGCCCTGTATGCTGCCTTTCCAGGTGTTACTAAACAATCCATTGCAGTTTTATCAGGCTGCACTGAGAGTTATAGATATAAATGACCACGCCCCAGAGTTCCCAGCCAGAGAGGTGCTCCTTAAAATATCAGAAATAACTGCGCCGGGAAAGATACTCCCTTTGAAAATGGCACAGGACCTAGACACTGGCAGCCACAGCATTCAGAGCTACACTGTCAGCGACAACCGTCACTTCCACGTACTCACTCGTAACCGCAGTGATGGCAAGAAATTCCCCGAGCTAGTGTTGGACAAGGCATTGGACCATGAGGAGCAGGCTCAGCTCAGACTAACGCTCACTGCGTTAGATGGCGGGTCTCCACCCAGGTCAGGGACCACGGAGATCCAAATACTTGTCTTGGATATAAATGACAACACTCCCGAATTTTCTCAGGAGCTCTATGAGGTCCAAGTCCCAGAGAACAACCCCGTTGGCACACTGCTTATTACCGTCTCAGCGAGCGATTTGGATACAGGAACCTTTGGAGAGGTTTCTTATGCACTATTTCAGGATGATGATATTAATGAGCCTTTTGTAATAGACACAAAGACAGGAGAAATTCGACTGAGAAGCACTTTGGATTTTGAAGCATTCCAgtcctaccatgtgggtgttgaggcCATAGACGGTGGCGGGCTAACCGGAAAGTGCTCTTTAGTCGTGCAGGTATTGGACGTGAATGACAATGCTCCGGAAGTGATCCTATCCTCACTCAACAGCCCCATCCCTGAAAATTTGCCAGACATCACAGTGGCAGTGTTCAGCTTTTCAGACGCAGACTCGGAAAATAACCAGGAGGTTACATGTTCCATAGATGACAATCTTCCATTTCTTCTAAGACCATCCACGGAGAATTTCTATACTTTGGAAACAGATGGGGCACTTgacagagagagcagagctgaGTACAACATCACCATCACAGTCAACGACCTGGGCACACCCAGGCTCACAACCCAGCACACAATAACAGTGCAGGTGTCCGATGTCAACGACAACGCCCCCGCCTTCACACAAACCTCCTACACCCTGTTTGTCCAGGAGAACAACAGCCCCGCCCTGCACATAGGCACCATCAGCGCCACAGACTCAGACTCAGGCTCCAATGCCCACATCACCTACTCGCTGCTGCCCACCCGCGACCCGCAGCTGGCCCTCTCTTCGCTCATCTCCATCAATGCAGACAACGGGCAGCTGTTCGCGCTCAGGGCTCTGGACTATGAGGCTCTTCAGACCTTCGAGTTCCGCGTGGGTGCCACAGACCAAGGCTCGCCTGCGCTCAGCAGTCAGGCTCTGGTGCGCGTGCTCGTGCTGGACGCCAATGACAATGCTCCCTTCGTGCTCTACCCTCTGCAGAACGCGTCTGCTCCTTGCACAGAGCTGCTGCCCAGGGCTGCGGAGCCAGGCTACCTGGTCACCAAGGTGGTGGCAGTGGACCGCGACTCTGGCCAGAATGCCTGGCTGTCCTTCCAGCTGCTCAAGGCCACAGAGCCAGGGCTGTTCACCGTGTGGGCTCACAATGGCGAGGTGCGCACTTCCAGGCAGCTGAGTGAGCGCGATGCTCCCAAgcacaggctgctgctgctggtcaAGGACAATGGAGATCCTCCTAGGTCTGCCACTGTCACTCTGCAAGTGCTGGTGGTGGATGGCTTCTCTCAgccctacctgcctctgcctgaggtgGCGCCCGACTCAGTGCAGGATGATGATGTGCTCACACTCTATTTAGTCATTGCCTTGGCGTCAGTGTCTTCGCTCTTCCTCTTGTCTGTGCTGTTGTTCGTGGGAATGAGGCTGTGCAGGAGAGCCAGGGCCTCCTCTCTGGGTGGCTGCTCTGTTCCGGAGGGCCCCTTTCCTGGTCACCTGGTGGATGTCAGTGGTGCGGGGACCCTGTCCCAGAGCTACCAGTATGAGGTGTGTCTGAGGGAAGACTCTGGGACTGGTGAGTTCAAATTTCTAAAGGCAATGAATCCCCAATTCCCTCCTTTGGACTCTGAGAGGAAAACAGAGGAAAGCCCTAACCTTCGGAATAGCTTCCTATTCATCTAA